The region GCAGCATTATCAGTACATAAAATTTTTGATGGATATTTTATCTGTATTCCTTCTTCTTTACATCTCTTTCTCATAAGATTTCTTAATCCTTCATTTGCAGCTACTCCTCCTGCTAAAGTAACTATTTTTACTCCTTTATCTTTGGCTGCTTGTATAGTTTTTTCCACAAGGACTTCTATAACTGCTTGTTGAAAACTTGCTGCTACATCCTCTACTACTATGTCTTCATTCTTTTGTTTTTTAGAATTCAAATAATTAAGAACAGCAGATTTAAGTCCACTAAAGCTAAAATCATAACTTCCATCTTCTAAATATGCCCTTGGGAAATCTATAGCTTCTTCGTTTCCTTCTTTAGCTAATTTGTCTATTATAGGTCCGCCTGGGTAGCCTAATTTTAATGCTCTAGCTACTTTATCGAATGCTTCCCCCGCTGCATCGTCTCTAGTCTTTCCTAATACTTCATAGTCTCCGTAATCTTTAACATATACAAGATGAGTATGTCCTCCTGATACTACCAAACACACAAAAGGAGGCTCTAAGTCCTTATGCTCAATATAATTAGCACTTATATGACCTTCGATATGATTAACCCCAACTACTGGAATATCATTAGCAAATGCTAAAGCTTTAGCTGTGGATAATCCTACTAATAATGCTCCAACTAAACCAGGCCCATAAGTTACACCTACTACATCTATATCTTCAAAAGTTATGTTACTTTCATCTAATGCCTTTTGTACTATCATATTAATTGCTTCTACATGTTTTCTCGATGCCACTTCTGGCACTACTCCACCGAACTTTTTATGTACTTCAACTTGTGAAGATATTATATTGGACAACACTTCTCTTCCATTTTTAACTACAGCTACTGATGTTTCATCACAGGAAGTTTCTACTGCTAGAGTTATAATATCATTCATTCTACCACTCCTTATATCTTCTACCTTTATACCCCATTTTCTAACACAGAACTTATTATATCTTATAAAAAACTTAATTACTAGGGCTTTAATTATAAAAGAGTACAACGATGCATAAAAACATATATTCCTATATTCTTTAATACCCAAATCTTTAATCCCTAATCCATAATTTGTAATGTGTTTACTTCTTAGTTTAACGTTTAATAGCTATCAACCAATAGCCAAACTAATTTCATACTATATTTGCTGTCTCCTTTTACAATATTATACAACGAACTTATGTTCGTGTAAAGAGTTTTATTATAATTGTATTCGTTTACAGTTTGTGTTTTGTATGGTGTATTTTACCTAATAATACACCATCATATATGTTTTTATTTGGTGGAATTGAAAGATTATTTGTTTTAGCTATTCACATTGCACTATCTTTAATTGTATTATATAGCGTTAAAAACAGAAAAAATATTTATCTCCTTTATGCTATTTTACTTCATTCACTTGTAAACTTTTTCCCTGTAATTTTTCAAAATTTTGTTTTCTCTGAAATTTATGTATTTGTATTTGCAATTTTATCTATATATTTTATTAAAAAGCAGCAAGCTGCTTTTTTAGGGGACAGTTAACCATGTAAATGTGAAATTTTAGAATTATATCCCTAATATCACATAAATTAGTTATATAGATTTCGGATTTAAAGCCATAATAATTATATACTCTTTATAATATTAGGGAGTGGATTTTATGTCCAATGAAAAAAATTCTTTTTATACAAGACTTTCTCAATCTAATGTAATGTCAGATGGTATGCTCAAAGAAATAAGTTATGGTGATTATGCATTAATGATGGTAGCAAAGGATAGACCTTTAGAATCTAAAGCAATATATATGAACGAAAACAATAATGAACTGAAATAACAGATACTAGGTACTAGTGATTGTAAAAGCAATTTCACTAGTGTCAGAAAAAAAGTGGCTTATTTAATGCCACTTTTTTCTATTCATAATCTAATTCTGCCATGTTAGATAGAATTTCATCTACTAAATTAATATCACATTTACGTTCCTTAGTAAAATGAGTACAATTTTCACAGCTTCTTACTGTTTCTCCTAATACATTTGATTCGAAACTCATTGAATCGCGCCCTACAAAATGATATTGACTACATCTATTAGCTACTTTTCTCAGTTGTTCTTTATTAGCCATTTATAACCCTCCTTTGTAATTCTATATGGTATTATTATCTCTTTTGCAAACTAATATATACATGGAATGCAACTTAGAATTACATTCTAGTACTAGTTACTTGGTACTGTATATTAGGAAAAAATTTGAAATTAGTTTAATTATTCACCATTTGATATTCATCTTTCGCTACAAACTATATAGATTAGAGTAATAGAGTATAAAATAGTAGAAATTACAAGTAGCTCACATTTCAATATGGCTAACAATTCCTCATTCTTTTTGTATCCTCAAAT is a window of Caldisalinibacter kiritimatiensis DNA encoding:
- the tsaD gene encoding tRNA (adenosine(37)-N6)-threonylcarbamoyltransferase complex transferase subunit TsaD, yielding MNDIITLAVETSCDETSVAVVKNGREVLSNIISSQVEVHKKFGGVVPEVASRKHVEAINMIVQKALDESNITFEDIDVVGVTYGPGLVGALLVGLSTAKALAFANDIPVVGVNHIEGHISANYIEHKDLEPPFVCLVVSGGHTHLVYVKDYGDYEVLGKTRDDAAGEAFDKVARALKLGYPGGPIIDKLAKEGNEEAIDFPRAYLEDGSYDFSFSGLKSAVLNYLNSKKQKNEDIVVEDVAASFQQAVIEVLVEKTIQAAKDKGVKIVTLAGGVAANEGLRNLMRKRCKEEGIQIKYPSKILCTDNAAMIGCAAYYDYIKGYRADLTLNAVPNLKLGEKRY
- a CDS encoding YhfC family glutamic-type intramembrane protease, whose amino-acid sequence is MCFVWCILPNNTPSYMFLFGGIERLFVLAIHIALSLIVLYSVKNRKNIYLLYAILLHSLVNFFPVIFQNFVFSEIYVFVFAILSIYFIKKQQAAFLGDS